taatgcttTACTTGTTCTAAAATCACTAACCACACCGCTATAGGCAGTTAGCGATTTTTTCCAATCACCAACAAAAGCAGTTATTAGGTGGTTAATAACCTTTCACTTTTTTTGTACACCCTAATCATAAAGATCCTCGCCAATCGCCTCAAATTAAGCCATCCTCCAAGATATTGGTCCAAACCAATATGCTTGTATCCCGGGAAAAACCATCTAGGATAACTCCATTAATGGAGGCTTAATGGAAGTAAAGGTCAACATTGATCGAGAAAGCCTTCTGTCGTGTGGATTGACGTTTTGTTCTCAACATTATGGAAAAACTTGGCTTTCATGCCACTTGGATATCCTAGATCAAGGAGTGTatctcatcctcctcctccattCCTATTAACAGGTCCTCCGGAAAGGAGACTCCTACTTATCtcatttaatttccttttcatCCTTGGTTTTGAGACCATCTCAAAGGCTCCTCCTTAGAGAAGATCTCCTTGGTAACCTCAAAAATTTCTCCCCCATATCCCACCTTTGCATGGATTTGACCTCTAATTGGAATATCTTCATAATCATCTCAAACACCATTCTCTCCATTATGAACTTCTCTCATTATGAAGGTCAAAAAATTCACGGAAGTGTCAACTTCTGCGTTTACTACATAAAGCGTGCCGCCTCCAAAAGCCACGTTGATAGCATTCTCCCTCCCCCCCTCTCAAATGCGCCTTTTCCTTCTCATTGATAGTGGGAAAGGCCCCCACTATTTTGGTCTAgcttggattttttatttattttatttattgctttCTCTAGATCACATTTCTATGTTTTTTCTCCTTATTACTcataaattgtttttatttttattttttaaaaaagaaaaaaataattttcgtCCCTAATTTGAATGATAGGGTATAGTTGTAATTTAGTGGGCAAAGTAATGGAGGTGTGGACCTAATGTCCCATAGCTAGTAGTAGTGACAAGCTGTTTGGGTTGAAAACTCATGGGGTCCACACCCAACTAAGCCCTTCATTTCTTGCGCCATACCCACCTTGAAACACATCTCATTTGCCTCTTTGGTTATAAATGGGTGGGCAAAGAGGACAGAAATTTGCAGATGGGTGTCTCAAATCCACCATTTTAATTAAGACACCCACCCCCCCTCTCCCTCCTCTCTCACTGCATATATCTCTCTATCTTCTTGCTCGCGGGGGAACTTGCTCGTTGTTGTTGTACAAGGAAAGGTGTGTGTTGAGCAAGATGGAGAAGCAGGGCACGTGCATTACTAACTGATATGCCAACTATTCACACTTTCATATACACATTTCTTGCCGGAGTGAATTAACTAATATGAGAGTTTAACAAGGTTTTGAGTTAGTTCTTCATGTGCCCGTCTTCCCCATCATGACCACTGCATCTTATAtatctatatttatatatatgtttgctgGAGTGAAGAACCAAGAAGAAGCTCATGACTATATATCCCAGAAATGAAATCATTAACCTCAGGGATTTGCTGAATCGATTCAATTTCAGAAGCTCCATGTTCCGGGTGAGTTATGATCATTTGATATAGTTTTAGTAGTAGTGTCAAATCTGCAGTCATATATTCATTTcaagatttttctttcttttttgttttttttggtaaagcATTTAGAAGATACTATGAacagtaattatatatatacatacactaTAATTAtatggagaaagaagaagaaaagatgtaAAGCACGGAGGTCACAGTGGATAACCATTGACTGCCATAgtaattatatgatttatatcAGTGTCATCATCAAAGAACCCCAACCTTTTGAGAATGATGAAGGGTTAATTGACCATTTAACAGTAAAAAGTTTGATTtgatattctctctctctctctctctctctctctctccaaatgcaTAAAGAATGCTGTTTTCAGTCACTTAGTATTTGTATTATACTTTCCTACCAATTATGCATATAATTAGATTTGTGCTTTGGTTGTCTGAATCATAATATTACTTGCCTattgcgtgtatatatatatatattcaagaaatatgatatattttcatattcttTCTTCATTCGATTATTGAAACccttgtgttttcttttctctctctctgcagttttttttttttttttttttttcttgtctgcATAAATTCAATGCTCTTGAAAGGGGTGATGATAAATACTGGTAAAACCTCACCATCTCGGCTATAACTTAACTATCTCTTTTACATGAAATGTTTACGGTATTTGAGCAACTGAAGTGAATGTGACATTGATATCAGGAAGGGTACGGAGCCAGAAAGGTTGAAGGAGGAATCTAGAATGGTTTGAGTTTTACTTTGTTAATGACTATatatttcatcattttaatttgttcttttaacttgtatgaaatttatatttaccgagattatatatatatatatatatatatatatatatagagagagagagagagaaacctgagcatgaaattaaatgattatagtGAGTCCTAATAGAATTCTGAAAGAAACCCATTATTGAGGTGAATTTTGCGAATTCCCCTATATATTGATTCTTGGCtaagaataaatttttattttaccatCTCAATCGCTAGTTTTCgttaacattatatatattatgtatattaattagCATTTCTGAGTTAATTTTGCTTCAACATTGTCTCTTAATCTTCAACccataaatatattaattatttgggaaaaatccactttacccccctgaagtttctggggtttttcaatttgaacccaaaagtttaaaaagtggtaACGTATccctccaatgtttcaaaaattttcaatttaaacattctgtTACAATTTCCTTAAATTGaacgtaaatttttaaaaaaaaaacatgagggtaattatgtaattttagagatttccgtccaatttaacggaaattattaacggaaggtttaaattgaaaatttttaaaacattggggggtatattgtcactttttaaactttggggttcaaattgaaaaactcctgaaacttcaggaaggtaaagtagatttttccctaattatttaattgaaaaatagtACTTAAAAAGCTTTCCTCTTCATTGAATATGGCCTGAAATCCTAACAGCAGTAGTATCACATTGAATTAAGTTTAATTTGATTCCAGTCAAGTGAAAAGGTAACTAGGGTTCTTCCCCGATCATCCCATATCCACCGTTTATTTTTCTTACAGGTGATTTTTTCACAGGAGACAAggtaaactctctttcttcctatTTTTCAGCCTGCTATCATTCTTGTATAGAGTGAATGAGATAAGAGAGATATATGTATCAAAAGAAGCATGTTTTCAGGGAAAAGGGAGCAAGATGGATGATCATAATAGGTAATTGGGTACCACCACCGAGGAGACAATAGATATTACTCTCTCATATGTCTCTATTCCATCCTTTTCACCATCCCCTCTCTTCCACGTTCCAGTAATGACAACGATAAAAAGCCACTGGCACACAACACTTCGCTTTCTAATCTGCGTGTAATTTCTTCTCTCATTCATCCACTCGAAGCTTCCTGTCATGATGTTAGTAGAAGCTACTTCTGCAGTTAAACCATTTTTTCTTCGGCTTTCTCTTTCATTCTCGTCAACAGCTGGTAGACGGCTCCTTTAAGTACATCTCGTGGATAATTAATGAATGCTTTTAAAGGAGGCACGCAACCAGTATGATATTTACCCAAATGATTTGAGTTTAGCTAATCAGGTGGTTACATTTGGATCagcaaatttactcttaattttagctcttcacttttattattattattatttttatgattactatttcatttatatattcattttcaattatttctttattctttcttttcgaGGAGAGGAAtgtaagagtttttttaaaatttttttttttttcatatttggtgAGCATTGTAACAAATCACCAAATGTTTTagcattttatattttaaaactctcatttaCGTGTGGGCTTAAACTGTCCCTTACTAAATGAGTCTCAATatgtaaaatttttaattgaaatgcgATGTGAATGAAGGAGACAAAAAGTTCGAACTCAGAACTtttgttttgataccatgttattcatcagttatcctaaaaacttaagttgatagaaaacgATGATTTTGCAATGTGCTTATGTCTACTAAAgatgaacaaaaagaaaatgtgataTACATAGTGCTTTCAGGATGCTACAGTTAATTTATTTTAGTGGAAAGCGAAAAGGGAGTGATATTCCTTATTCAAGTAATAATAATTACTTCTCCAACACAGGCCGACAATAATCAAAGCACTTTTACTTTGTGATTGTTAGTAGAACAACCATCTTAAACAAGATAATTACATGAAGTCTTCTAAGAAAtcatttaaaagaagaaaatttgcaTTGGATCGTATCAAGCATGAATTTTAGTTTGAACAATAGGtttttttcaatcatttcttttaaattgacaTCTATTCTTAGAACATATTGTCACATGCTAATAATGCATGTGATgctctattaattttttattttttattttttatttttaaataaatgcatGTGATTCAATAGACTTAGTTGGGGAAAATTTCTCCAactaatttgaaggaaaactttgtcctctTAGTGTTGTATTAAGCTGGAAGCTGGCTGCTGGCTGCTGGCTACTGGCTACTGGCTGCTGGCAGGATTCGGATCaagttttcctttctttttttctttttgtttgcaATGGCGACTGAGTACCACAAAaacaggaagaagaaaaaagtcatgaaacaagccaaaaagaagaagacaaagcaaTTCTGTCCACGACAAAACCTAAAAGCCTTCTGTCTCAGGCAAGCTAGCTAAAAGCACTAATCACAAAAAACTGGTCCCTGCTAACGAGGTTCCAAATCTGGAGGGTTTCGCCTGTGGCACCCTGGACTAGATTATATTAGACTTCATATATTAATCTAAATTATCTGGTCTCAGCTCCAACGCATTTCACAACTTATTTTTATAGTAGCAGCCAAGGACAAAGatttataaacaattaaaaaccaAGTTATGGGGAGGAGGTTGCCATATTGCCCTTGCCCCTTGGGGATAAAGAAGTTTCTGCTGATAACTTTgcacaaaaccaaaaccaagcAAAGAACAGAGAGAGAAGTGGAAGCAACCAGCGGCTGCCCAGTTTTTGATTTGCATATTTGGAATATAAACTGAGATGTAATGGAAATGGTAGAATATGGAAGAATTACAATAGGCTATTTGGGCCTCCAAGTAGTGACTACAATCTgatattttcttctatttataaTAGTCCAACTCCTTTTATTACAATCCAGCCCGTTTGGTTGTAAACCACTGATTGTTCAGCCCATTAACTATTTACTATCAAAACGACTACTAACAAAACATAAAACGCAGCTTCTCATATACTCCTTTTCGCACCATAGTGCAAGCCAGccgttttccattttttttttcagaagcCATATGAGTATGCCACGTGTTCTCCAGATGAACATTTCTCCACTAGAGACTCATGCCTCATGCGACagaatatttatatttataaatagcCTGAGAAAATGCAATTGTGTTGGTAAACCTCTTAAATCCCTAGCACAACATACACATTgccaccaaaaacaaaattgaaacatAAAAAACATCGTTGTAATTCTTCAAGAGAACTGATATATGGATACCAAATCTTAATAATGGGTATCAAGTTAATGTTAAGCTTATTCATTAGAgtgatcaaaacaattaatcacAAGAAATGATACATGTACTAATGAATGAGCttcatgtcaatttaatatttatctcTTGATAAAAGATTTAGTGctcatagcatttctcttcgtTCAAATCACCTTCGAGCATAATAATAGGCTTTGGTCGAATGAAATGCTCTAGATTCTGGGGCCTTCGTTATAACTGAAGACGGGGAACAAAGAGATATCCTGAGAACATGATCAAACCAAAAAGGGTAAACTACAGTTCACCCACATATCGTTTGCTTCAAGTTTGATTTGTTAAACTTGTGATTCAAAGAGTTATATTTTACCCACATGAGATCTAATCATATTACCGTTTGCTTTATGAGTTTATATTCTGATTGTAGTGAGGTCGCTATTATGTTTTTTAGACTTCCTTTAAGCAAGTgctttaaatatgatttttaaaccAAATAGTGACAAATCAAATTTGAACAAAATCATCAGTGGACAAAGTATAATTACCAATAGAAAAAAGGATTATTATACTATATGGGTTAATGTTCCACCTTATATGCAGCCTAGGCAATGCCAATTTACCTACTCATAACAAAACTATGGAGCAAGTTTGTTTCCGCAGCAAACTCACTCCAACATATGATCAGACAATCTGAGAGTAGTGGAGGGTATTTGGCTTCTGCATCATGACGACAGATGCACTGGACACACACCCACAGACATACTAATGCTTGGCAGAATCTCAAGCTAGACATCTAATGCCTAGAAGTAAGGCATTTTgtccaaataaaatattagagttcaaacaaagaaaaaaaaacataaaagaagcATTTATATGAATGATGACAAAGCACAAAAGGAACCGGTAAATTTGCATTGACAGTAGCTGAACAACAAACATCTCCAACTCAACCAATCAAGCAAGTAGGTTTGGAAAAAGAAATACCAAGAGGGATGACAGAACACCAGTATCATGTAAGGGAAAGATACTAGCTAGGCTTGTAAACAGGAACATACCATGTTATGTCGATCATGCTTGAATGGAGAGAAGTACAATTGACAGGCAAAGTAACAGAGAGTTGAGCCAGGATAAATTGCTTCTCTGCAGAAAAATAGTATGTCCTTTTCCGTGCTTGCACAACAGAGACGTATTTTCACCGTTACTCAAACTGAACCCCATAGCAAACACATGGAAGCAGCAACTTGTAGTTCAACTCTTCAACACCGACTCTAAGTAACAGCACTCCGAACATCGATGAGAGACATAACATAATTCACTAGGTTTCCAAATCAAGTTTACTGTCCAGAAGCCTAAATGGGTGAGTTTACATTGGGTTCAGCATTCACTAAACCAGTCAAAATGGTCTCAGAAAAGCTAAGTTTAGATCCGGAGCTAAGAAGCAATGCTTCCCAGGCAAAAGACCCAGGAACAACATTCTTGCCAATCATTTTCTTAATCAATTCCACTGCTTTACAAACCAAGCCTTTTTGGCACAACCCAAATATTATCTCATCAAATGCCGTACATCGAGGACGGAAACACTTCTCCAGCATTTCCTCGGACAAAGCACAAGCTTCAATAATTTCACCTTTACCAACAAAACCTTCCAGCATAATCCTATATGTCCGCAAGTTGAACTCAATACCCTTCCCTCCCATCTCTTTCACTAGCTCCCTCATCCTACTCAACTCCCCAACCTTACACAACGCATCCATTATTGTATTGTAAGTAATCACATTGGGTTTGCACCCCAACTCCTCCATTGAAGCAATCATCTTAATTCCAGCTTCCACAttactcttcttacacataccatatatatatacattataagTATAAACATCAGGAACCAAACCCAATACAAGCAATTCATCAAACAGGTCATCTGCCTTCCCATAATCCCCTTCTAGGATAATCCCATTTAAAACCATCGTATAACAAAAAATGTCGGGCTTAATCCCATCTACTTTCATCCGATTCAAAACCTCCAAAGCATCCAAACCCTTCCCTCCCCTGACCAAAAACCTAATCACATTAGAATAATCCATCATTCCAGGACAAAAACCCAGTTTCCTCATTCTCTCCACAAAACCCATAACCTCAACACTGGACAAATCTCTTTGTTCACACAAAGATGACAATATCAAAGAGCAAATCCTCACATTAAGCTCATACCCATCATTTATCATACAATTCAGAATCTCAATGGCATATCCAACCCTTCCAACTCTACAAAGAGCACTGACTAATATCCGAAAAGTTGATTCTTCGACCCGTATATTCATGAACTGACTCTTTAGCAAAACCTGAGGAACCATTCTAAGACCTTCGCTTTTCCTACAAAGAACTGAGAGCAACGAATTGAGTGAGTACACAGAAGGCACACACCTAAACCTGGCAATCCCATAAAACAAATCTACAGCCTCTTGAAGCTTGTCAGCATTGCCGTAAATCTTTATAAGTTCAATGAAAACATACTCGGGCGTCTCGAACTTTTCAACGCGTTCGATGCGGTCGAGAACGAGAGGAATGTGGTGGAACTGGGAGGTTCTGGCGAAGGTTTTAAGGACATAGAGGTAGGCACTGGGTGTTGGGTCACAGTTGTAGGTGTTGAAGGAGTGAACGAGAGTGGAGAGGAGATGGGGTTGTTGGTGTTTGATGGGGTTTTCTTGTGCTGCTGCCAATACTATTgctgttgttgctgctgctgcttgtTTTAAGGTTTGCATGGCTTGCTCTTGATTGAAGGTTTTGTGCCATTTGGTCTTGTAGGGTGAGTGTGGCCACTTCCTGTGCTTTCTGAGGAAGTTGTTGGGGCCTTTTAGAGATGAGGGTCTGACCATTTTGTGAATTGGGAAATTGCAAGTAGATTTGCGTTTTAGGCTGGAATGGGATGAAAAGGTTATATATAGATATTCCTCTGTGTGACACAGCTTATACCCaagtagtttttattttatatatatatatatattttttttggaactatTTTGGAAATGGTATTTCATTGAATATGTAGGATCTTAATAAGTAAGAGAAATTGTATGCACCATacttttatttgactttttatttcatttttccaaGGTGacttatttaaaaagaaaaatttaagaattaatAAGAATTGTCATATCAGCATATATAGTAGAATAAATGTGCAGtgcataacatttctcttaaagtTTAGCCTAGGGCCACAAtccgaataaaaaaaaaagagttcactCCATAGCAGTTTGGCTTACTTCAAGtgaaaaattattgtaaattccttgaaaaaaaaaaaatagctgcAAAGGTTGTAAGATTGGAgagacttttaattttttttttttttttactaaaggCATTTTTTATCATTAAGTTTTGTACAGGAAGATCtctagtatttttatttattagagaTGTGTCTTTTACaactaaacaattaaaatttgattgttgTAGACATAGTATGGACACATAGATTGTCATGTTCGTTTGTAAGTTTACATGACACTTATCacattattaattataaataattagatttaattataattgatatgaCTGTGTCAACTATACTTCCATGTCACTCCAggcattttttaataaaaaatgattgagaaTAAGATAATCGATCTTGTTAGGACACGTTctctataaattataataaaaatgaataatcaaGATAAGCATCATCAATGAAATCATCTAATAATCCATTTCTTGGTCGACTGTTAATTAATGATTGACTTAAGTTTCCCAATTTAATGTAATGGCATTTTTCGGCCTCCTTGTCTTCTATGGTAGCTTCCTTGTACCTTGTGGTGCCTTGAAGGCTTGAAGTACTTGGACTAAGTTTTCACACGGCAATTAATTCTTCAAATTTTAGCAAATTTAAACAgctattataaatttataagagaTGCCATGTAGAACCACAAAGAAAACTTCGTGGATTTTGTCACATTCAAAATCCATGACGATTACCCGGCCACCCATTGGATCGAAAACCAACCCCCGGATCCAACCAGgaatatgattttcttttgacttCGAAATATGTCAAAAAGTCAAATATATCCTTCTTCTTCGCACTCTTATATATATTGAcgtcttcttcatcttcaaaacACGCGCTGATACTTACGTGTACGTCTTCCCAAGGATGTCTTCCAATCTCCTTCGAATCTTGCCTTAGCTTGGTGGGTTAACTCTCAAATCTGATCAATATATATGTGTTAAGAATTAGTATCGATTTCCCAGAAGAATATGGAACAGGCAACGGAAGTAGCGGCTGAAGCTCATCATGCTAACTGGGTCATCAGCCCCAACTATTGCGCTCCTCATCCTGTTGAGCTTACAATCGTCAGAAAGGCAATGACCATAACCCATGGAAACTTTGATATCACAGGCATCGATGGCAACATCGTTTTTAAAGTTAGAGCACCCTTTgccatcttccacaatcccggGAATGTCTTACTTGATGCTGCTGGAAATCCCATTCTCACTTTAAGACCCAAGGTTCGCTTTATATATATCTACTTCATAATTAACATCATATTTGTATTGCTtgtgtatttatttttgaacttttgtatGATTTATATTGTTTGGTTTGTGTTTCCTTTAACTTTAATTAGAAACATTTGTCTAAGAACACATGTTCACCTCCTCTAGGTGTTCTTCTACGGGTCTAAACTGTTTTTCtgtaaatttaatttctcaTTTGTGCAGTTATCCTCAATATTCCATCGTAAATGGAAAGTTTTTAAGGGTGATAGCACAGACTCTGCCAATCTGCTCTTCAGCGCAAAGCTATCTTCAACATTCCAATTCAAGACCACAGTAGACGTGTTCTTAGCAAATAACACAAGAGAGGATGTTTGCGACTTCAAAGTCAAGCAAAGTTTTTGGCAACGATCTTGTGTTGTTTATGCTGGAAACTCTTCCACGGCAGTCGCCCAGGTAATATTAATGTTGATACTCTAATAATCTCACAATCCTTTAAAAAGATCCATATATCcatatatattgatattttaaatttgaggcAAGATGGTtttgttatgtttatttataCTGAATCAATTGATAAATATTGTTGGAAATGCAGATGCATAAGAAGCAATCCCTGTTTGGAAAGGAGAAATTCATGGTGACAGTGAATCCCAACATTGATTACGCATTCATAGCTGCGGTCATTGTGATTCTCTGTGAGATCAATTTTAGCAACAGGAGTACTCCTAGCCCAGCTTCTTAGGTAGGCACTTGGTGTTGGGTCATAGTTGTAGGTGTTGATGGAGTGTACGAGAGTGGCCAAATTTGAAAGCCAATTGAGAAacgattctttttttttgtttgtttttaatcaAAGGGGAATGAGATCCATTTGTTCAAACAAGAAGGCCTTTTTACCTTGAGCTGTAGGTTTCTTTGGGCTTTCTCTCGATAAGGGCTCGGACAAATTGTAATTGGGTCAACGAATTATATTTGTTTGTAAAAGAATGGTGGAACGTGGCTTCAGTTGTTGATGCCACGATGGTCATTTAGTTACCTTTCACCAAATTTGATAAGGTTTTGAAGAATTTTGAGCCTTCTCTCCATTCCTCGTGGGTTAGTGGACCATGAGccactatatatatagccaCTACATATAGTGGCTCTTACCTTTTACTTTCGAGATTGTGACATCTCAGACAAAGGCCCATGTGATTTTGGGTCGTTGAGATACCTTTTATgagaaatttcacaaaaaaattttccatttgttttgaaactacttttaaagttttaaaactgtactttcaattttttatactgTTTCATTTCGTtaaatcttataaaaattgtcaaaatattcatatatatattttttataaatagattaaaataaaaaattgtaaaaatttatcAACCATCCAAAACATGTCGGTGCCTCATCAATGGGATGAAAAGGTTATGAATTTATCGTtaaatcttataaaaattgtcaaaatatttatatatatttttttataaatagattaaaataaaaaattgtaaaaatttatcATCCATCCAAAACATGTCGGTGCCTCATCAATGGGATGAAAAGGTTATGAATTTAAGTCCAATAGAAAAAGGCCACACCACCTA
Above is a genomic segment from Corylus avellana chromosome ca9, CavTom2PMs-1.0 containing:
- the LOC132192335 gene encoding pentatricopeptide repeat-containing protein At2g38420, mitochondrial; translation: MVRPSSLKGPNNFLRKHRKWPHSPYKTKWHKTFNQEQAMQTLKQAAAATTAIVLAAAQENPIKHQQPHLLSTLVHSFNTYNCDPTPSAYLYVLKTFARTSQFHHIPLVLDRIERVEKFETPEYVFIELIKIYGNADKLQEAVDLFYGIARFRCVPSVYSLNSLLSVLCRKSEGLRMVPQVLLKSQFMNIRVEESTFRILVSALCRVGRVGYAIEILNCMINDGYELNVRICSLILSSLCEQRDLSSVEVMGFVERMRKLGFCPGMMDYSNVIRFLVRGGKGLDALEVLNRMKVDGIKPDIFCYTMVLNGIILEGDYGKADDLFDELLVLGLVPDVYTYNVYIYGMCKKSNVEAGIKMIASMEELGCKPNVITYNTIMDALCKVGELSRMRELVKEMGGKGIEFNLRTYRIMLEGFVGKGEIIEACALSEEMLEKCFRPRCTAFDEIIFGLCQKGLVCKAVELIKKMIGKNVVPGSFAWEALLLSSGSKLSFSETILTGLVNAEPNVNSPI
- the LOC132162072 gene encoding protein LURP-one-related 10-like — its product is MEQATEVAAEAHHANWVISPNYCAPHPVELTIVRKAMTITHGNFDITGIDGNIVFKVRAPFAIFHNPGNVLLDAAGNPILTLRPKLSSIFHRKWKVFKGDSTDSANLLFSAKLSSTFQFKTTVDVFLANNTREDVCDFKVKQSFWQRSCVVYAGNSSTAVAQMHKKQSLFGKEKFMVTVNPNIDYAFIAAVIVILCEINFSNRSTPSPAS